The genomic segment CACTCTGAACGAATCGCAAAAATAGCGGGGAAGTCCATTGCCCCCATAGCCTACTGGAATTTTGATGCCATGCCTGAGGCAAGCTCTGTCACCATGTCCCAAGCCGCATCCATTGTTCCCGAAGGCAAGCTAGGCAATGGGTTGGCCATCAGGCCAGAGAAACGCAAAAGCGGGGTTATTGACTTTGGTTCCTTCAAAGCCCTCGCTGATGAATTTACCATCTCTTTTTGGGCGACCTCCGAAAGAGATACTCGTAGGGCGTCCTTCTTCCAAGCGAAGGGTGAGAATGGCAAGCCTTATTGGGCCATGGACAATAGCCATAATACTTCTAAGATCGCCAATCGCAGTACCTTGATGTTTGGGAGCCTTCGCTATCCCATACAGCTGGAAGGTAACTGGAATCATATTGTGATTAGTTATGGTCCAACCGGTAAGATGCGAAAGCTCTGGGTTAATGGTTGGCTGGCGGGCACCAAAGCCTATGAGCCTCTATCGAATGAAGCGACTGGGGTGCCCCAACTTATTTTTAATATCCCGGGAGATAACTACGCCTTCGAGGGCATTATCGATGAGGTGGCTCTTTATGACAAGATGCTCAATAATGAAGAGGTGCTCCAGATTTATAAGAACGGCGTTCCTTCCTTAAGCATGCGCGTGCCGGAGGATCCTTACAGTACCCGTGCCTACCCCAACTCATTTGTAAAAAAATGGTTCCCAGAGCCAACCCCTCAATATCAATTAAATGGCTTTGCAGAAGAGCGCTTTAACGGCGGAGACCTACCCGCCTATACCCATCCGCGACTTAATATGACCCTCGAGGACCTCCCTCGAATTCGAGAGGCCCTTAGTAAAACCCGGCATGGCAACAACAATCGTTCATTTATGTATACCTATGCCCGCACTATGTTTGGTTTTGACCTTGAGAATTATGGTCCAAATTCCACGGTAAGTGATAAGCCGCCAGCGGGTCAAAATCCCTTCCAGTTAAAAAATGGAGGCTATCCACAACACGATGTTGATTGGGCTGCAACGGCTCGTATTGCCTTGGCCTTAGAGGCCCTATTAACGGCCGATACAGACATGGCCCGTATTCTAATTGACGGAATGTTGGAGTCGGCTACGTTGCAACAACAGCATTTCGATTGGTATATTTCGCGCAAGATTAGTAGTTGGCAAGAAACACAGGGTATTCTCGGGCGGCGCATGACCCCGATTCTCTATGACTACCTCTACAATTTCATGACAACTGAAGAACGGGCGATTATTCGCAAGGTGTTGGCAACCGCTACCGCTGGCTCCTATTCCATAGGCATGTTTACCATGCCTGCCGGGCAATGTAATAGCTCAAATTGGCAACCATGGATTACCGGGGACATGGTGATTACACTTCAATCTATCTACGGGGAGAATGGTTTTGATCCCTCCACCTATAAAGAGGCGGTGCGGGCGGTTGAACTCTGCGCAGAGGTGATGAATGACCCCGAGTCGGGTGTTCATCGTGAAGGTATGGGTAAGAGTAACATAGCCTCTACCCAAATGTCGGTCATATCTATGATGCAGCCCAAGGGAAAGAAAATAATCTCCAGTAAGGCGATGTACAATAATATAGCCAAGTTCCGTTTCCACAATACCCTGCCCTGGGATCCAGGTACGGTGATGTATGACCAGAAAAATGGCGGTAATCATCCCTTGCCTATCGCAGCGATAAATGTACTACATTATGCATATCCGGATGATCCTATTCTCAATTTTATGAAGCACGTCATTGATTCGGGTCCTAAGAAATATATTTCATTGCGGCCGAGAACTTTTTCTCAAGAATCATGGATGATATCTGCGATCTATACCCAAGATTGGAAAGGACCTGCAGATCTGCAGGATCATCTGAAACAAGTAGTGAAAGAAACCGGCGAGCCCCTAGGATATTTTAGTGATGCCCGAGGTCATATGGTCAGTCGTTCGAGTTGGGAAGCCAATGCGCTACAGCTCTACTACGTAGCACGGGTGGTCACCGCGGGACACCAGGCGCCCATTCGGGGTTATTTTCAGGTGAACGGCCTGGGACGGCAATGGCTTACCTTTCGAAGCCGAGCAAATCACCACAGTCGGGCCAACTCTTTAGTAACCGTAGATGGTGAAGGACAGGATAACTCTGCTGTACGTACACTTCACTATAGTGGGGTAGCTAAAGACAAGAATGCTACCTTTGATAGTATGGGTAGTGACCTCACCGCGGCGTATCGTCAGGCAAATAACCCCTGGCCCAACCTTAACTACACGCGATTGAAACCAGATGCACGTCCCTGGTTTAATATGCCCTTTAAGTATCTCGTTAATTGGTATTTTGGCGATCGCCCCCAGCACCAAATTCTCGAACCCAATGAAGTTCCCTTTGACCCAAAGAACTACAGTGGGAAAAAAGAATTTGATTATGCTTACCGCACTGCCAAATTTGCGCGAGGGAAACATCCCTACATCCTTATTCTTGATGATGTCAAAAAGGATGATAAGCAGCGGGAATATGTCTGGAATGGTGCGCTCCCTGATGACTTCAAACAGAATTTGGGAGATCACACGATCACGGCTAATACCGCCATTCTCGTGGACCCCAAAGATCCAAAGCAACGTCTCTTCATAAAGGTGTTTGGTTATGAGGGAGAGGGTTCCTTTGTTCTAGAGCATTCGCTACCGACACAAGATGTTGATCGTGCGAAAATGGATCTTAATATTAAGAAGATGCCCTATAATCTTAAGTTTAAGAATGCCGCCAAAACCGCGAAATTCAGAACCCTCATCTACGCCCACAAGGAAGGGGATGAACTACCGAAGATAACTGGTGGCAATGGTCGTTACACCATTACTATTGGAGACCAGGTTGATGAATTGCGTCTGGGGAATTCACCAGGAGATAGAAGTGAGCTTAGTCGAAAATAAAATAACATCATAAGTTGTTCACCCTCCCCGCCTATATGAGGGGGGGGGATGAAAGCAATTCCTACAGGGAATGTAAAATGGCTATAGCTTTTTACTGATTCAAAAAAAGTATCATAGTTATGGCGTAGTGCCAAGTGTGGACTTTGAAGAGACGTGGATTGCATTTGACTTATTAGAATAATAGAATACTATTTATCATATGCAGAGGAGCTTTGTCAAAATGAACTATTTTTTGCTTTAACTTATTCCATTCAGCCTATTTGCCAGCTTTCCAGAGGAAATGCGTTTTCCAGTGAATCAGCTTTTCCAATATAAAGTTGAACTCTCGGTCGTTTGGCCATAGAATTATTACTTCGTGACATTAACGGAGAACTCAAAGAGAAAGAACACCATACAGTTCAGTCTGAACTCATTATAAGAAACAGTAGTAAACGGTAAAATATGAAACTTTTTTCACTTTTAATTATGTTAGGAACAGTATTACAAGCTAATGATTTACGCTATTTTGCGGAACATGATAAACGCGAGATCAAAAGTGAAATCATTGACTCAAAACATCAATTGCGCTTAATTTCCAGCTTACCTGACAATTGGCAAGAATCTGATAAACGGCCCGCATTTGTCTTCATTCACGGCGGTGGTTGGGTCGCAGGAGAACCCGAGAATTTCATCCCCCAAATGCGTTACTTTGCATCTCGCGGTGCCGTATGCTTTAGTGTAAATTACCGTTTACTCAAGCCAAAAAATTACCGTTGGAATAAAAAACTAAGTGATGAAGAGAATAAAATTAATGAGCAGAAAAAGCTCCAAGAGTTTATTGCTGGCCCCTCATTAACTGAGCTAATTTCCGATTGTGAAAAGGCCATGCTTCACATTCGTAAAAACGCCAGTTCTTATGGAATTGACCCCAAACGTCTCATTGTCATTGGCGACTCGGCCGGAGGTCACCTAGCTTCATGTATGGCTACAATTGTCAAAGCAGAAGCTCGAGCCAATGCTCTTGTTGATTGCAATGGCATTACTGACGTCACTTATGACCCTTGGATCAACAATATAAAACCCTGTAATGATCCGATTACCAAGGCTAAACAAGTTTCTCCCGTCTTCAACATTCCCACGCAGCCCATCCCAGCTCTCATCCTCCATGGTGACCAAGACTTTATTGTTGTTGAAAAAATGGCAAGGGAATTCCATAATGCCTTGTATAGCAAAGGATATTCGTCAGAATTCAAACTCTATAAAGGAGCTCGCCACGCCTTTATCGTGTACAACTACAGTGCAACTTTAGAAGAAATGACTCAATGCCTTTTAGATATTGATGCATTTGCGGTTAAACATAACTTTTTAAATGGTCAAGCAACACTCGCCATGCCCGATTATTCAGTCGCCGATCAAAAAATAATTTTACAAGCTGCAGAACTTAAAACGGGTCAAGAGTTTAAATACGCAAAAGACTTTCCTGGACAATTCACCTTAAGCCTAAAAATTAAACCCGAAAAGAAATTTCATGGTAGTCTCTTGCAACTCGCAGGTAGTTTTGGGCTTAATCACAAAGTACATAATAATGGGCACGACTTATCCAGCTGCCGCTTTCGTCAAAGAAATAAGGATTTCAAGCTCATTGCAGAGCAATGGAATGACTACCAATT from the Lentisphaera araneosa HTCC2155 genome contains:
- a CDS encoding alpha/beta hydrolase; the protein is MKLFSLLIMLGTVLQANDLRYFAEHDKREIKSEIIDSKHQLRLISSLPDNWQESDKRPAFVFIHGGGWVAGEPENFIPQMRYFASRGAVCFSVNYRLLKPKNYRWNKKLSDEENKINEQKKLQEFIAGPSLTELISDCEKAMLHIRKNASSYGIDPKRLIVIGDSAGGHLASCMATIVKAEARANALVDCNGITDVTYDPWINNIKPCNDPITKAKQVSPVFNIPTQPIPALILHGDQDFIVVEKMAREFHNALYSKGYSSEFKLYKGARHAFIVYNYSATLEEMTQCLLDIDAFAVKHNFLNGQATLAMPDYSVADQKIILQAAELKTGQEFKYAKDFPGQFTLSLKIKPEKKFHGSLLQLAGSFGLNHKVHNNGHDLSSCRFRQRNKDFKLIAEQWNDYQLAVFKDKVVITLNGQTTEYEKTLPLGFISNTLIIGKDLKAEIKDLKFYNYPF
- a CDS encoding LamG domain-containing protein — translated: MKFITTSLSILTFMAFNCSTFAQAETAPAKPILHWAFDSPFEFGSKEYDSSGNNHDGEVVWDRIGSTGGMQWAPGRGVFGGAANMKEGVRGYIRTQGKLSLPTQWSLSLWIKPNVSKGRIDSLVCFNSDGKRVLNVSGHNKGGFTLSHLVGDTSHLYPFVFPTMKKDQWNNVVVVWGAKEISCYYQGEPKTLPLKSSWNPAVQLSMEFSGGSHQHRSFGLFDELRIYGSALSAEKVKELSQLSYYATEKRSPIADGGMGYTAWLKKGKAGFTMAGGEMYTDQEKGSTAGKTVYLWEVVKKPAGAKPSFKDASDPLTSFSTNKAGAYKLRLKTSNNSGSDTALVNAAIFTPDKGPKTTTFYEMPADRFDGLVIGSHSERIAKIAGKSIAPIAYWNFDAMPEASSVTMSQAASIVPEGKLGNGLAIRPEKRKSGVIDFGSFKALADEFTISFWATSERDTRRASFFQAKGENGKPYWAMDNSHNTSKIANRSTLMFGSLRYPIQLEGNWNHIVISYGPTGKMRKLWVNGWLAGTKAYEPLSNEATGVPQLIFNIPGDNYAFEGIIDEVALYDKMLNNEEVLQIYKNGVPSLSMRVPEDPYSTRAYPNSFVKKWFPEPTPQYQLNGFAEERFNGGDLPAYTHPRLNMTLEDLPRIREALSKTRHGNNNRSFMYTYARTMFGFDLENYGPNSTVSDKPPAGQNPFQLKNGGYPQHDVDWAATARIALALEALLTADTDMARILIDGMLESATLQQQHFDWYISRKISSWQETQGILGRRMTPILYDYLYNFMTTEERAIIRKVLATATAGSYSIGMFTMPAGQCNSSNWQPWITGDMVITLQSIYGENGFDPSTYKEAVRAVELCAEVMNDPESGVHREGMGKSNIASTQMSVISMMQPKGKKIISSKAMYNNIAKFRFHNTLPWDPGTVMYDQKNGGNHPLPIAAINVLHYAYPDDPILNFMKHVIDSGPKKYISLRPRTFSQESWMISAIYTQDWKGPADLQDHLKQVVKETGEPLGYFSDARGHMVSRSSWEANALQLYYVARVVTAGHQAPIRGYFQVNGLGRQWLTFRSRANHHSRANSLVTVDGEGQDNSAVRTLHYSGVAKDKNATFDSMGSDLTAAYRQANNPWPNLNYTRLKPDARPWFNMPFKYLVNWYFGDRPQHQILEPNEVPFDPKNYSGKKEFDYAYRTAKFARGKHPYILILDDVKKDDKQREYVWNGALPDDFKQNLGDHTITANTAILVDPKDPKQRLFIKVFGYEGEGSFVLEHSLPTQDVDRAKMDLNIKKMPYNLKFKNAAKTAKFRTLIYAHKEGDELPKITGGNGRYTITIGDQVDELRLGNSPGDRSELSRK